One stretch of Macrotis lagotis isolate mMagLag1 chromosome 7, bilby.v1.9.chrom.fasta, whole genome shotgun sequence DNA includes these proteins:
- the LOC141493949 gene encoding putative homeobox protein NANOG2: protein MTSCSHAQQCQSCRPEGHTGCPYNTWISASQTEPFTSPGPYSNFQIQSPEKLQPNTAISPAPPSSMDMFIQDTPDSATSPTSNNLSSQNKAKLHQGKEDQNLVKKPKMRTVFSQAQLNVLNSRFVEQKYLSPQQIRNVAENLNLTYKQVKTWFQNQRMKSKRWQKDTMWSKNGNSMVQNGSAVGEYISFYSPFHQDYMMNPSGNLPGWNSQTWNNQFQNSGEGSYQQQQLLQHPYPAHDLGAFGNNTSEAYPMKQQTTMSFNNPHTMEYLPSYSMNMQLTHSKSEVNCDYRQASNAQTQFLDPSGVPIFQS, encoded by the exons ATGACCTCCTGCTCTCACGCGCAGCAATGCCAGTCCTGCCGGCCCGAAGGCCATACCGGTTGCCCTTACAACACCTGGATCTCCGCGTCCCAGACGGAGCCATTTACCTCCCCAGGCCCTTATTCTAATTTCCAAATACAAAGTCCGGAAAAGCTCCAGCCAAACACAG CAATTTCTCCTGCTCCTCCTTCATCCATGGATATGTTTATtcaagatactcctgactctgcTACTAGCCCAACTTCAAATAACCTTTCATCCCAGAACAAGGCCAAGCTCCATCAGGGAAAAGAAGATCAGAACCTTGTGAAAAAACCCAAGATGAGGACAGTGTTCTCTCAGGCCCAACTAAATGTGCTCAACAGTAGATTCGTGGAGCAAAAATACCTCAGCCCACAGCAGATTCGAAATGTGGCTGAAAATTTGAACCTTACTTATAAAcag GTCAAGACCTGGTTTCAGAACCAGAGAATGAAGTCAAAGAGATGGCAGAAAGATACCATGTGGTCAAAGAATGGCAACAGTATGGTTCAG AATGGATCAGCTGTTGGGGAGTACATAAGCTTCTACTCTCCATTTCACCAGGACTACATGATGAATCCTTCTGGAAACCTGCCAGGATGGAACAGCCAGACTTGGAATAACCAGTTCCAGAATAGTGGAGAGGGCTCCTACCAGCAACAACAGTTGCTTCAGCACCCCTACCCTGCCCATGACTTGGGAGCCTTTGGAAATAATACTAGTGAGGCCTATCCCATGAAACAACAGACTACTATGAGTTTTAATAACCCCCACACCATGGAATATCTCCCAAGCTACTCGATGAACATGCAGCTAACCCACAGCAAGTCAGAAGTGAACTGTGACTACCGGCAAGCCAGTAATGCTCAAACACAGTTCTTAGATCCCAGTGGGGTGCCTATATTTCAGTCATAA